The nucleotide sequence TGAGGTAGTGTTTGAGGCTTGTGTCGTGCCAGTTCTCTGAGCGTGGCATCGCCGAAGACCATATACGGTTGAATCCCTTTCTCCCCGGCGATCTGCTTACGCAGTAAGCGCAGGCTTTCGAAGAGATCCTGGTCGACACCTTTCCAGTTTAGTTGGGATAAATCGTTCTTTGGAGCACGATTTGTCTCTGATTTGCTGGTCTCTGTCGTTCGCATCAGCTGCGGAGTGATTTCGCCTTTCAGCAGTTGCCTGCCGGTTTTGGTAATGCGCAGTTGCTGATACTCCGCCGTCTTTGTCAGATATCCCTGGGAGACCAGCTGGTTGATCCAATGTCGAATTGTCGCAAGGCTTTCAGTTTTAAGCAAACCGTAAGTGCTCAACTTGTCATGTCCGTTTGCCAGTACTTTTTTATCTTTCGAGCCTTTCAGGACGGCAGCGGTGTAGGAAGCCCCAAAATTCTGATCCTGTCTGAAAATGGATGACAGGATTTTTTGTCCGATGACCTGGGCGTCTTCGACTTTCTGAAAGTCACCACGACAGAGATCGCAGCCGGTTTCGCAGTCCTGTTCCAGGTCCTGTCCGAAGTGCTGCATCAGGTAACGGTGCCGACAGTCAAATGCATGACAGTAATTCTGCATGGCCTGCAGCGATTGCAGAGCGCTTGCCTTTGATTCATCAGGCTGGTCTTCCAGGATCCGCTTCCAGATCATCGCGTCCTGTTCCGAATAGAGCAGAACGCACTCTGCTTCCAGGCCATCCCGCCCTGCCCGACCACTTTCCTGCTGATAGTTTTCCAGAGACTTGGGTAAGCCGGCATGAATCACATAGCGCACGTTGGGCTTGTCGATTCCCATGCCGAATGCAATCGTGGCGACGATAACATCGACCCGGTCCTGAATAAAGGCTTCCTGATTGGCGGCCCGTTCTCTATCCTCTAACCCCGCGTGGTAGGGGCGTGTTTCATAACCGGCGTCGTTCAGAGATTCACTCAACGATTCCACATCGGCGCGGGAAATACAGTAGATCACACCGGGTTCTCCGGGATGACGATCCAGTACCGCGCAGACCTGATTGAAGCGGTCAGCGCGTCGTGCGACGGAGTAAGTCAGGTTAGGACGATCGAAGGAACCGATCAGGATTTCGGGAGTTTTTAACCCCAGTTGTACGGCGATATCGGAGCGAACTTCTTCAGTCGCAGTTGCTGTATAAGCATGAATGCCACACTGGGGGAAGATGTTTTTCAATTCAGACAGTTCACGATAATGCGGGCGAAAGTCGTGTCCCCACATGCTGACGCAGTGTGCTTCGTCGATGACAATATAAGTCAGGTTGATCTCTGCCAGCAGGCAGAGCATGTTTTCGAGCATCAGCCGTTCGGGGGCGACATACAGGAGTTTGATCTTGCCGGCCCGGACATCGCGCAGGACCTGACGCGATTCTTCCTGGTCCAGGGAACTGTTGAGGCAGGCTGCGGAGATACCACATACGCGAAGTGCATCGACCTGATCTTTCATCAGCGAGATCAGGGGGCTGACTACGACGGCCGTCCCTTCCCTGCAGAGTGCAGGAGCCTGGTAGCAGAGCGATTTTCCTCCGCCTGTCGGGAGTACGACCAACGAATCCCGGTCGTCCAGGACAGCGGTCATGGCTTCCTGCTGCAGAGGACGGAACTCCGCGTAGCCCCAGTATTCGTGCAGCACATCCAGTAAAGCGTCATCCATTCCAGCGCGGGTCATTTTCAATTCCGTATAATCTATATCGTCTGATTCAGGCAGTCAGCGTGTCGATACATATCGTAACGGGTTGCGCAGAAAAGCTAAAGGATGGAATTTGACAGCTCTGAAAAGGTGCTTAAAACACTTCAGGCAGCGGGTCGTAACCATCTACCAGATAATGGGGACGCCCAGAGAGATCGTGGATGGGAGCGGTGTTGTAATCAATGCCCAGATGACGATAGAGCGTAGCGAAGACTTCGCCGAAGTGGATCGGGCGATCAGCGACCTGGGCTCCCAGTCGATCGGTGCTGCCGATGACCTGACCGGTTTTAAAACCGCCGCCAGCCAGCAGTCCGCCACCCACAGCGGGCCAGTGATCGCGTCCGCCATCTTTATTGATTTTGGGAGTCCGGCCAAATTCGCCCCATGCGACGACCGCGACGTCATCCGCCATCCCCCGTTCGTGGAGGTCTTCGATTAACGTAGCTAATCCCTGGTCAAACTGTGGGAGATGAGTGTTTTTTAAGCCGCCAAAATTGTTACTGTGGAAATCCCAGCGACCGAAATTGAGGGTCACAATCCGGGCACCCGCTTCAACCAGCCGCCGTGCCATCAGGAAATGTTCCAGGTTTCTCGGGGCACCATCACCGAAATTTTTCGGATCCCCTTTACCGTAGCGTTCGCGGACGGCAGGATCTTCCTGCGAGAGATCAAGCGCATTAACCAGTCGATTGGATGTCAGGATATTGAACACCTGCTGATTCATGTCGTCCATGCCCTGCATGGAACCGCTGGCGTCGGCTTCGCGTTTGAACTGGTCAAAGGAAGCGAGTAGTTGTTTGCGGTCATTCAGACGTGATTCATCAATTCCGTTCAGAACCATATTCTTGCGCGAAGGGCCTGAAGGACGAAACGCGGAATTGCTGACACCCAGAAAACCAGGCAGACCGGGAGAACCATACGGAGGGTGTCCCGTGTCAGGCGATAATCCAACGAATGGAGGGACAGCAGGATTCGCAGGTCCCTGCAGTTTTGAAACCACAGAACCGATTGAAGGCCATCCACCGGCCGGCTGATTGCGTGTGGTTCGACCTGTATAACAGATAAAGGAGTCGTGGGCACCATTGGGTGAACCATGTACAGAACGCAGGGGAATAATTTTATCAGCGATGTTTCCCAGGCGTGGCAGATGTTCGCAGATCTGAAATCCAGGAACACGGGTCTCTATTGGTCGAAACTCGCCTCGAATCTCAGCCGGAGCATCCATTTTCAGATCATACATGTCCTGGTGTGAGGGGGCACCACACATGTAAATCATGATGACTGCTTTTTGGCGTTTACTGCTGCCTGATTGCGACTCTGCCTGAAGCAACTGAGGCAGACTCATTCCGCCCAGACCCAGTGCGCCGATTTTCAGAATTTCCCGTCGTGAAATGCGATCACAGAGCTTCTTCTCTGGTCCCCAGATTGACAGCATCGGTATTCCTTTCTCAAGGACAGGCAGGAGTTTAGTGGAGCTTTTGTGGTGAGCGAATTTTGGTGTGAATCAATGATCAAGGTTCATTGATGTATTTGATTGTAACACTTCCAATCAGTGATTTCCAAGCCCAATTACTGAAAGTGTGACTGGAAGCGGGAAAAAGATTTACCGCAGTTTCTTCATATATTATCGACCGGCGATACGAAATTAGTAGTGGGGAACTGAGTGACGCCGAAAATAACGGATTGCTGAATTAACTTACCCAGCCGTTAATGTCAGGTGTTAACGCCAGTATTTATGTGCAGTGCAATAAGTTGACATCGAATAAGAGCCCCTTACGAAATTTCAGGATTCCTGCTGAGATCCGCAAAAATAATTTGAAATTTTGAACAAGGCTGCGAAAATGATTGGCAGGGCAATGAAATAACATATACAAGCTTAACGGATAGAAAGCGTTTATTTACAGAGAGATTCTGATCGTTAGAGTTCGGGAGATCGAAAGTGAATCCAACCAAATCTGAAGCGACACCCAAACATGCTCCCCCAGGGAACCAGCCCGGAGACCAGCCGCCGGGCAGAGAAAGTCAGGCAGTATTGCCTGTGCGTTCTTCCAGTTCTGATTCCCTCTCAACTCAATCGAAGTCAACTGCATTTGACCGTTGGCTGATGCGGACCATGCTGAAGCAGGCCGGGAATCCGGAAATCGAGGTCGTTCTATGGGACAAGTCGGTGATCAGCACATCCCCTGTTTCGCCCCGAACACGTGCTGTGATTCATAACCGTAGTACGCTCTATAAAATGCTGATCGACCCCAGTCTGTATTTTGGAGATGCCTATTCGGAGGGCCTGATTGAGGTGGAAGGCGGCCTGGTCAATTTTCATGAAGCGATTGATCGATGTACGCATGCCGTTGATACCAAGCACTTTTATCGAGACGGGTTACGCAGCAGTCTGGCATGGTTGAAACGCAATACGATTGATGCTGCCCGCAGCAATATCCATCATCATTACGATATAGGAAATGATTTTTATCAGCTCTGGCTGGATGAGCAACTGGCATACACCTGTGCCTACTTTGCAGATCCTGAGATGACCCTGGAAGAGGCTCAAATCGCTAAAATGGACCATGTCTGTCGCAAGGTCGGCCTCAAAACTGGTGATACTGTCGTAGAAGCAGGATGTGGCTGGGGGGCTCTGGCGCTGCATATGGCCAGGTATTATGGTGTGAAAGTGAGAGCATTTAATATTTCACGAGAACAACTCAGTTATGCCCGTGATCGAGCCCGGCAAGAAGGTCTCTCGCAGCAGGTGGAATTTGTAGAAGATGACTGGCGCAATATCACCGGGACATACGACGCCTTCGTCTCTGTTGGTATGCTGGAACACGTCGGACTGAAGAATTATCGGCGTTTGGGTGAAGTCATTTCAGGCTGCCTGAGTCCGCAGGGGCGTGGTCTGATTCATTCGATCGGCTGTAATTCGCCGCGAACGCTGGACAGTTGGACGACGCGCCGCATTTTTCCCGGCGCCCATGTACCCAGCTTAAGTGAGATGATGCAGATTTTTGAGCCTCAGAAGTTTTCTGTGCTGGATGTGGAAAACATTCGACTTCATTATGCAATGACGCTGGAGCATTGGCTGCAGCGGTATGAGCAGAATCTCGACCAGGTAAGAGAGATGTTTGATGAAAACTTCATTCGCACCTGGCGTCTCTATCTTTCTGCTTCCATTGCCGCATTTCGTTCGGGGTCATTGCAGTTGTTTCAAGTTGCCTTCACAAAGGGCGACAATCATGAAATTCCCTGGACGCGTGCCGCGCTCTATCCGGAAGAACGCAGGCAGTCCAGACGGGGTGAGCAGACGTAATGCAATCTGAAAGCTGCGATGTACTGATTGTGGGAGGGGGACCGGGAGGTTCTTCCTGCGCATGGGGGCTGCAGGATTCAGGGCTGGATGTTCTAATCCTCGATCAGGCAACCTTTCCGCGAGATAAAGTCTGCGCCGGCTGGATTACACCGGCAGTCACTGATCTGCTGAACCTGGATTTATCTGACTATCAGAAGTCTCATGTTCTGCAACCCATTACCCGCTTTCGGACCGGGATCATCGGTGGTGCTGCGGTTCAAACAGAGTTTACACAGACCGTCAGTTATGGGATTCGGCGTTGTGAATTCGATGAGTACCTTTTAAGCCGTTGTGGAGCAAGAACACGACTGGGTGAGAAATTTCAATCACTGGAACGGACGGAGAACGGTTGGCTGGTAAATGGAAGCCTGCAGGCAAAAGTGATCGTAGGTGCGGGAGGACATTTTTGTCCGGTGGCCCGCTGGTTAAATCCCGAGAAACGGTCTGAGCATTCCGTTGTGCTGGCGCAGGAGACGGAATTTCAACTGACTCCAGAACAGTTAAAGGTCTGCCGTGTACAGCCAGAGCGGCCTGAACTGTATTTCAGCCCTGATTTACGAGGCTATGCCTGGTGTTTTTTAAAAGACGGTTATCTCAATGTGGGCATAGGTCGAGAAGGAGAAAAGCAGCTTTCTGCGGCACGCGACGAGTTTATTCAGTTTCTGGATTTGGAGGGACGCGTTCCCCGGGGGATCCTGGGTAAATTTAAAGGACATGCTTACCGACTGTATGGTCTTGAGAAACGTTCAGTCGTAGACGATCGTATTTTGCTGATTGGAGATGCCGCCGGTCTGGCTTCACCTCAAAGTGGAGAAGGAATTCGGCCTGCTGTTGAGTCTGGTCTGATGGCCGCCGATGTGTTGCAGCAATGTCAGTCCAGCTATCACATACAACATTTGCAGAATTATGAGCAGAAAATCCTGGATCGGTTTGGCCCCTGGCCTGACAAACCTGTCGACAGTATTCTGCCTGCACGCATTCGTCAGTTTCTGGGCAGGCATCTGATGTCCACTCACTGGTTCACGCGAAATGTGCTGCTGGGACGCTGGTTTTTACAACAGCATCTGCCACCTCTGGTACGCAGTTGAGTTCTGCGCCCCATAATTCAGAGTTGAGAGAAATCCCGGTCAACTCAGGCGAGACCATTCGAGCTCAATCCCCTGCTTCGTGAGTGATGTCTGAAACTCCTGTAGTTTTTCTGGCGTGTTTCGAATCTCACGTGGCGTCGTCTGGCTGGCAATTGCGTGTGCACAGATCGCTCCAGCCGCTTCTCCAATCGACCACTCTACTGGATGCAGACGATAACAGCCGTTTGAGATATGTGTGGTTCCGATATTTTTGCAGCCGGGAATCAGGTTCTCGACCCGTTCCGGGATCATGGCTCCCAGGGGGATCTGGAAGGGGACGCTTCCCATGTCGATGTAATTATCACCGCCGGAACTGGGGTGCAGGTCCAGATGGTAGTAGCCGATTCCAACAGAATCAGGGAACGGTTTTGCCAGCAGTGGTTTGTGATCTTTGCCCAGAGCTTTAAGGCGTTCTGAGTGGGTCAGGTCCTGTTCTTTGATTGTGGTTTCAGCGCGGATGCGACGTGACTCCCGGATGTAAGGATATTTGGCCAGACCGTCTTCCGTGCCAGTGATGTCCCTGCGCAGGCGCAGACCTGGCCAGCCTTCTCCCCCATCAGGACGGGGGGCTTCAGTTTGTAGCCAATACAAAAGAGACAGGCTGAGTTGCTTGGCAGCCTTGAGCTGTTTCGTACGTTCGGCAGGAGAAACATCAGTGATGTTTCCCAGCATGTAATCGTTTTGAGGCCAATTAATGACAGTTATATCACTGTCATAAGAGCCCGGCGTGAAATTATTGCGGTCAATCATCCGCCGGTACAGCCAGAGGTTCAGAGAGCGAGTCTTCGGAGCGGGAGTTTCTTTTCCACAAGGAACAAACGAGAGTGCCTTCGGCTCTAATGTTCGAGGAGAAGAATATGAGAGCGATAGAATTTTACCTGACCAGGCGGGCGTCAAAGGTGGTGTATGATCTTTCCAGAAGCCGTACATCGCTGGCTTGTCTATGGTATGGTCTTCCCCTGCCAGATGGTCGATGGCGAAACAATGTGTGAATGACTGGATGTTCTGAGGATTCGCTTTCTCGGGAGCATGCGGTTCCCCCGTTTCTGCCTGGGATTCTGCGCCGAGGACATATTCAGTTTTGGTTAATGGAAGCAGGTCCCCTTCTTCGCTGGCATCAATGAAGTACCTGGCATGCAATGTGACAGGGTGTCCTGCTCCCTCAGTCTGACAGGTGACGGAAGTGATTCTATCACCCGACAGTTCGGCAGACAGCGGTTCTGTATTGAGCAGGAGCGTCAGTTGACCGCTACTGATGGCAGGAGCCAGCATCGATTGCAGAGCCGCGATTCCGACTTTTGGTTCATGGCAGACGCGGGACACCGAGCCATTGCCCGGATTCAGGTTGATTGTTTTGCGGGCTTTGCTGGTTAACGGATAGTGTTGCTTATAATACTCGCGAATCAGTGTTCGCAGTTTTGCATACGATTTGGTACGGCCAAACGACTCGATCCACTGGTGTTCGTCGGGGGGAACTGCCTGTTGAGAGATCTGCCCGCCAATCCAGTCTGTTGGTTCGGTCAGAATCACCTGAGCACCATTTCGACAGGCTGCCAGGGCAGCAGCACAGCCCCCCAGTCCTGCCCCGATGATGACAATATCAGCAGACGTCTCACGGGGTTCTGCTGCAGAACAGGAGCGTGATTCTAATGCATGCAGAAAATCGAGGCTGAAGATTCCTGTACCATAGATACCAAAGCTCTGTAAAAAACGTCGTCGATGCATATTCATGATATTCAAATTTATGAAGAAAGGGATAGCGATCAGGCAGGTTCAAAAAGACAACAGGCAATGACAGTCTGCTGTTTCCTAACTATATTAAGTATATCGTAGCTAATCTGCCAGTTGGAAGTGATAAATGGAAAGCTGAGATAGTTTGAAACGGGAATCTATTAACGTTCAACGGTCTGGAATGGTTATGAAGTATCTTCAATGTCTGATGTACCTGCTGTTGCTGCTGGGAGTGCCTCGGCTGATTCTGGCTGCGGAATATTTTCAGATACAGGTTATTGATTCTGAATCGAAACGCGGAATTCCTCTGGTCGAACTGAAAACAGTCAATCAGATATTGCACGTCACTGACAGTAATGGCATCGCTGCAATCAACGAACCAGGGTTAATGCATCAGGAGGTCTACTTCCATGTTCGCAGTCACGGATATGAGTTTCCCGCTGACGGGTTTGGATATCAAGGGAAAAAAATTCAGGTCAGTCCCGGAGGAAAAGCCATTCTGAAAATGAAACGGGTTAACCTCGCAGAACGATTGTACCGACTGACAGGAGAAGGCATTTATCGTGACAGTCTTCTGACTGATGCTGACATTCCCATCGCGCAGCCTGTATTGAATGGTAAAGTGCTTGGTTCCGACAGTGTCGTGAATGTAAAGTTCAAAAATCGTGTGTACTGGTTCTGGGGAGATACGATTTTCCCCGGCTATCCATTAGGAAACTTTTCTGTACCAGGTGCTGTTTCTGATTTGCCCGGTCAGGGAGGACTGCCGATTCAACAAGGCGTCAATCTGAATTATTTTCTGGATCAGAACGGTTTCGCTAAGAAAACGTGTGATATGCCTGGTCCCGGACCCACCTGGATTGATGGACTGGTAGTGGTACGTGACGATCAGGGAAACGAACGAATGTTTGCGAAATACGTCAAAATCAAAGGGCTGTTGACCGCCTATGAACGGGGGCTGGTCGAATTCAATGATCAGCAGAAAGTCTTTGAAAAGCGAAAGGTATTTGATTTCGATGCCCCGCTCTATCCGGTAGGACATCCGGTGAAATATGAAATGTCAGGTCATGACTATATTCTGTTTGGACTGGCAGTCCCGCTGATTCGTGTACCGGCGAATCCGGATGCGCTGGCTGACTTGAAACAATATGAGACTTATTCCTACCTGATGCCGGGATCAGAAGCCGAAAACTGGAAAGTCGACCGGGATGAATCGGGAGCGTTACGCTATCAGTGGCGGAAGAATGTGACTCCCTTAACCAGTGAGTTGGAGGAAAAACTGATCCAGCAGAAGAAGCTGTCAAAACAGGAACAATACTTTCAGCTGCGTGATATCGAAACCAAAGAGAGAATCGAGATCCAGAACAGTTCGGTCGCCTGGAATGAGTTTCGTGGCAAATGGACGATGATCGGGCTACAGAAATTCGGGACTTCCGTTTTGGGCGAAATCTGGTACTCCGAAGCGGCGAGTCCGTTGGGGCCGTGGAAATGGGGACGGAAGATTGTCACGCATGACAAATACAGCTTTTATAATCCGAAACAACATCCCCTGTTTGCCCGAGAGAAAGGCCGCCTGATTTATTTTGAAGGCACTTACACCGCTCTGTTCTCAGGAAACGAAGTCAAGACCCCACGCTATGATTACAACCAGATTATGTATCAGCTGGACTTGTCAGATCCACGACTGGCGGCAGAACTGTTTGAGAAATGAAATTACTGTCGGGAAATAAAATCACAGAGACGAAATCGGGGAACTTCGTCTCTGTGTTCTGGTTGCATTCAGAGCCGGGCTCATGAATCTTTATTCAACAGTTTGTCCATCAGGAATTCGTCTGAAGTTGCATATTTTTTCGACTTGGAAACTCCACGAATCAACAGGTGGCACTCGGTTCCGACTTTGTCGGCTTTCTCTTTCATTTTGACGCCATACACGGGGTGATGAATTCCGTGTCCTGCATTTTCAGAAGGCAGCTTCATATTATTGTTGTAGGTCATCAACAATGGAGGATCATCGGCGGTCAGGTGATTGTAGGGTGAGAATTCCTTGTAGAGCGCTTCGTGCTGTTTGTAATTCTCCATCACTTCATCCATGCTTTTTCCGCCGACCGATTTATAGATCATCGCATGTTTGAGTACATTCGGACCCAGCCAGGGTTCAATGACTTTCGGATCAATCGAAGTCTGCCCGGCTGCCACGGCTGCGGCTGTGACACGGGTTGATTCCCGCAGGACAGGATCTTTGGCTTCGGGATCTGCCAGATCATCATGATATAAAAGCCACATGGAAGTGCAGGCACCGGCACTGCCGCCGGTTAAAGCGATACGTTCTTTATCAATGTTCCATTCACCGGCTTTGGAACGAATGAACTGAATGGCGCGAGCGGCATCGTGTACGGGAGCGGGAAGTGGTGCTTCTCCCGTCAGTCGGTAATTAATGGAAGCAAAGGAAATCCCTTTGTCAAGAAAAGGCTGGATGTTGCGAACACGATCTTTGTCGCCGCCGATCCAGCCACCGCCATGAATATAAACCAGCAGCGGGCGTGGTCCGTCTCCTTCGGCCTGCCAGAAATCAAGCTTGTTCATCTTGGAAGGACCGTAAGAAACGTCAGCTTGTGTCGGCGGAGGGTTCTTGGGTTTATCCGCTGCGAGAGCCATAGAAGAGGTTAAGGTGAAAATGATAATCAAAGGAAATAAGGGACGCTGCATAAAATTGTATCCTTTAAAATACTTACATTTCTAGAATGACTGAATCGGATTCTACCAGATAGCACAGCTCAACATAGATCGCTGAAAGTGATTTTGCTGCGGTCAATGAGACCTCGGTTTAATTCTCTATTCTGAGGAGTTTTATTACATGGATCAACAGGTTATGATGCGATCTTAATTATTTAGGAAGAATATTGACTACGTTCATTATAAATATGAGTGGAGCGAATGGATATGAAAAGTCTGAGTTGTCTGGGAATGGTGAGTTGCATTTTGATCGCTGTCGTTCAGGGAGCATTGGCGGAGTCGAGTTCCGAAGGTCCCCGAGAGCTCTGGAAGCAGATTGCACCTTACTTTGAACCCGCGGAAGAATTCAAAGGTGATCTGGGCAATTATCAAAGCCCCTTGAAATTCTATGATGGTCGTCCCGTGAAGACACCAGAAGACTGGCAGGCACGCCGACAGGAAATTCTGAAGACCTGGCATCAGAAAATGGGCGCTTGGCCTCCGGTCAATGAGCACCCTGAGGTTGAATATCTGAAAGAGGAAAGACGGGGAGATCTTACTCAATACACGGTGCGTTTTAATATTGCACCCGGGCACCCTAATACCGGCTATCTGTTGATTCCGGAAGGGGCAAAACCGGATCACAGCAGGCCCGCCGTTCTGGTCGTTTATTATGAACCGGAGACAGGGGTCGGCTTGAAGGGAGAGAATCGGGACTTCGCGTTACAATTGGCGAAAAGGGGATTCGTGACTTTTTCTATCGGTCATGATTACTCACTCTATTACCCCAATCGGGAACAGGCAGAAATTCAGCCTCTTTCAGCGCTGGCTTATGGAGCTGCGAATGCTTTCCATGTCCTCGCCAATCGAAAAGAAGTGGATTCCAAGCGGATCGGAATTGTCGGCCATTCCTATGGTGGTAAATGGGCGATGTTCGCTTCCTGTCTGTACGACAAATTTGCGTGTGCCGCCTGGTCGGATGGAGGAATCGTGTTTGACGAAAGCCGTCCCAGTGTCAATTACTGGGAACCCTGGTATCTGGGTTATGAAGGCCCTGATTTTCGCAAACGCGGTTTACCGACCAAAGAGAATCCCCGCACCGGTTTGTATAAAGAACTCATCAAAGAAGGTCATGATCTGCATGAGCTGCATGCTTTGATGGCACCTCGCCCCTTCCTGGTTTCGGGAGGGGCTGAAGATCAGCCAAAACAGTGGCGGGCCTTGAACCACACAATTGCCGTGAATCGTTTTCTGGGTTACGAAAACCGCGTGGCGATGACCAACCGCGAAAAACATGCTCCTGATCCTCAGTCGAACGAGCAGATGTACCAGTTCTTTGAATACTGGCTCATGCCGAATCAGGCAGGAAAGAAATAAACAGACTGCTCTTTTCAGTTTTACACTATGTTATGCCGCATATAATTGCGTCTCGGGAGACCGTGCATCTTAATGTTGTTAAGTAAAGTGCAAGGTTAATTTGTGTCAAAAAAACTGCCCCTGATAAAAAATAATCAGAACAGGACGCATGTTACCTCACCAAAGGCGGTTACTTATGAAGGGGAATGGCACTTCCTTATTTTAAGAAAAAATATATCAGAACCGCAGTTTCTGTCCGGTGTTAAATCTATCGCCAGGAGTTAGTGTTTGCTTTTACACGTAGTCTTATTTAAAATTGAGCTTGGAGTATTTCGTCCTGTTCCCCGCCTGAATCGTTCTTGCCCTCACTCACGCCTTTAACTTATTCCTGCTTGAGTTGTCATCAGAGTTGTATTGCGCATGATTTACAACCTGAATCTATACTTGTTTCGTTATCATTTTTGGAGATCATTTGAATGATAGACAGCGCTCGGTCTACTCGGCGTGGTTTCACGCTGATTGAATTATTAGTCGTTATCGCAATTATTGCGATTTTAATCGCACTCCTGTTACCTGCCGTCCAGCAGGCCCGTGAAGCCGCACGTCGATCAACGTGTAAAAACAATCTGAAACAGATTGGTCTGGCATTGCACAATTACCATGAAACTCACTCCTGCTTTCCTCCCGGGGGAATTGGCTGGACCTTCACCGCGTCCTCTTTCGATAACCCGCAGTTGAACAGCATGGGGCCAATGGTCATGATATTGCCTTTCATGGATATGGCTAATATTTATAACCAATTTGATTTCAGCTTGAGTTATGCCAACCCCGCAAATGTTGGATTGGCAGCGAATATTATTCCGACTTACCTCTGTCCTTCTTACTCGGGTGAAACGGTTATTTCAGAACATGGTTACCGGGGCTGGAATACCAGTACCAAAAAAGCCATCACAAATTATCTGGGAGTGGCCGGTTATGCATCGACTGGTGCCCAGGTGGGAATCAGAAACAGTACCAGTCTGCCGGCAAATCAACGAGGTATCTTCTGGCCGAACAGCAATACCCGCATGCGAGACATTACCGATGGATCTTCCAATACATTCATCTTTGGTGAATTCAAGCCTTCGATTATGTCGGATGTGGGTTGGGGATCGAATGGTGCATGTTATGATAATCGCTGCAGCCCGTGGGTACGTGGAATTACCCTGGAAGGTAGTGGCGCTGTGAAAGTCATGCGTTACGGGCCAAATCAGGTGTTTCC is from Gimesia maris and encodes:
- the recQ gene encoding DNA helicase RecQ, whose amino-acid sequence is MTRAGMDDALLDVLHEYWGYAEFRPLQQEAMTAVLDDRDSLVVLPTGGGKSLCYQAPALCREGTAVVVSPLISLMKDQVDALRVCGISAACLNSSLDQEESRQVLRDVRAGKIKLLYVAPERLMLENMLCLLAEINLTYIVIDEAHCVSMWGHDFRPHYRELSELKNIFPQCGIHAYTATATEEVRSDIAVQLGLKTPEILIGSFDRPNLTYSVARRADRFNQVCAVLDRHPGEPGVIYCISRADVESLSESLNDAGYETRPYHAGLEDRERAANQEAFIQDRVDVIVATIAFGMGIDKPNVRYVIHAGLPKSLENYQQESGRAGRDGLEAECVLLYSEQDAMIWKRILEDQPDESKASALQSLQAMQNYCHAFDCRHRYLMQHFGQDLEQDCETGCDLCRGDFQKVEDAQVIGQKILSSIFRQDQNFGASYTAAVLKGSKDKKVLANGHDKLSTYGLLKTESLATIRHWINQLVSQGYLTKTAEYQQLRITKTGRQLLKGEITPQLMRTTETSKSETNRAPKNDLSQLNWKGVDQDLFESLRLLRKQIAGEKGIQPYMVFGDATLRELARHKPQTLPQFLEIWGVGQKKCDDFGQQFLDCIATQSDQTSS
- a CDS encoding DUF1501 domain-containing protein, giving the protein MLSIWGPEKKLCDRISRREILKIGALGLGGMSLPQLLQAESQSGSSKRQKAVIMIYMCGAPSHQDMYDLKMDAPAEIRGEFRPIETRVPGFQICEHLPRLGNIADKIIPLRSVHGSPNGAHDSFICYTGRTTRNQPAGGWPSIGSVVSKLQGPANPAVPPFVGLSPDTGHPPYGSPGLPGFLGVSNSAFRPSGPSRKNMVLNGIDESRLNDRKQLLASFDQFKREADASGSMQGMDDMNQQVFNILTSNRLVNALDLSQEDPAVRERYGKGDPKNFGDGAPRNLEHFLMARRLVEAGARIVTLNFGRWDFHSNNFGGLKNTHLPQFDQGLATLIEDLHERGMADDVAVVAWGEFGRTPKINKDGGRDHWPAVGGGLLAGGGFKTGQVIGSTDRLGAQVADRPIHFGEVFATLYRHLGIDYNTAPIHDLSGRPHYLVDGYDPLPEVF
- a CDS encoding SAM-dependent methyltransferase, whose amino-acid sequence is MNPTKSEATPKHAPPGNQPGDQPPGRESQAVLPVRSSSSDSLSTQSKSTAFDRWLMRTMLKQAGNPEIEVVLWDKSVISTSPVSPRTRAVIHNRSTLYKMLIDPSLYFGDAYSEGLIEVEGGLVNFHEAIDRCTHAVDTKHFYRDGLRSSLAWLKRNTIDAARSNIHHHYDIGNDFYQLWLDEQLAYTCAYFADPEMTLEEAQIAKMDHVCRKVGLKTGDTVVEAGCGWGALALHMARYYGVKVRAFNISREQLSYARDRARQEGLSQQVEFVEDDWRNITGTYDAFVSVGMLEHVGLKNYRRLGEVISGCLSPQGRGLIHSIGCNSPRTLDSWTTRRIFPGAHVPSLSEMMQIFEPQKFSVLDVENIRLHYAMTLEHWLQRYEQNLDQVREMFDENFIRTWRLYLSASIAAFRSGSLQLFQVAFTKGDNHEIPWTRAALYPEERRQSRRGEQT
- a CDS encoding NAD(P)/FAD-dependent oxidoreductase, with translation MQSESCDVLIVGGGPGGSSCAWGLQDSGLDVLILDQATFPRDKVCAGWITPAVTDLLNLDLSDYQKSHVLQPITRFRTGIIGGAAVQTEFTQTVSYGIRRCEFDEYLLSRCGARTRLGEKFQSLERTENGWLVNGSLQAKVIVGAGGHFCPVARWLNPEKRSEHSVVLAQETEFQLTPEQLKVCRVQPERPELYFSPDLRGYAWCFLKDGYLNVGIGREGEKQLSAARDEFIQFLDLEGRVPRGILGKFKGHAYRLYGLEKRSVVDDRILLIGDAAGLASPQSGEGIRPAVESGLMAADVLQQCQSSYHIQHLQNYEQKILDRFGPWPDKPVDSILPARIRQFLGRHLMSTHWFTRNVLLGRWFLQQHLPPLVRS
- a CDS encoding FAD-dependent oxidoreductase; amino-acid sequence: MNMHRRRFLQSFGIYGTGIFSLDFLHALESRSCSAAEPRETSADIVIIGAGLGGCAAALAACRNGAQVILTEPTDWIGGQISQQAVPPDEHQWIESFGRTKSYAKLRTLIREYYKQHYPLTSKARKTINLNPGNGSVSRVCHEPKVGIAALQSMLAPAISSGQLTLLLNTEPLSAELSGDRITSVTCQTEGAGHPVTLHARYFIDASEEGDLLPLTKTEYVLGAESQAETGEPHAPEKANPQNIQSFTHCFAIDHLAGEDHTIDKPAMYGFWKDHTPPLTPAWSGKILSLSYSSPRTLEPKALSFVPCGKETPAPKTRSLNLWLYRRMIDRNNFTPGSYDSDITVINWPQNDYMLGNITDVSPAERTKQLKAAKQLSLSLLYWLQTEAPRPDGGEGWPGLRLRRDITGTEDGLAKYPYIRESRRIRAETTIKEQDLTHSERLKALGKDHKPLLAKPFPDSVGIGYYHLDLHPSSGGDNYIDMGSVPFQIPLGAMIPERVENLIPGCKNIGTTHISNGCYRLHPVEWSIGEAAGAICAHAIASQTTPREIRNTPEKLQEFQTSLTKQGIELEWSRLS